A window from Mangifera indica cultivar Alphonso unplaced genomic scaffold, CATAS_Mindica_2.1 Un_0038, whole genome shotgun sequence encodes these proteins:
- the LOC123206481 gene encoding berberine bridge enzyme-like 15 has translation MVISRTYFVSTVTVLLLSASWATSTSILDDYMQCISAHSLIFSPSTFYTPDNSSFSSILQSSAQNLRYLVPSAPKPEFIFTPLCESNVQAAVICSKETGIHLRVRSGGHDYEGLSYVSQIEKPFFLLDLSKLRNVSVNIDDNSTWVQAGATIGETYYRIAEKSKVHGFPAGLCTSLGIGGHITGGAYGSMMRKYGLGADNVVDARIVDASGRVLDREAMGEDLFWAIRGGGGASFGIILAWKLKLVPVPSTVTVFTVTKTLEEGATKLLYRWQQVVDKLDEDLFIRVIISPEASTEQQGKRTITTSYNALFLGGATRLLQVMEESFPELGLTRKDCIETSWIKSVLYIAGYPITTPPEVLLQGKSLFKNFFKAKSDFVKEPIPETALEGLWKRILEEEGPLSIWTPYGGMMSKISESEIPFPHRKGTIFKIQYLSTWQDDEKNVTQHFDWVRRLYDYMGPYVSKLPRTAYVNYRDLDLGENKDKNTSFIQASSWGAKYFKDNFIRLVKVKTQVDPDNFFRHEQSIPPLPRIREVEIE, from the coding sequence ATGGTGATTTCAAGAACTTACTTTGTTTCAACAGTTACAGTTCTTTTGTTATCTGCTTCATGGGCCACTTCAACTTCCATTTTAGATGACTATATGCAATGCATCTCTGCACATTCTTTGATATTTTCTCCTTCCACTTTCTACACCCCTGACAACTCTTCATTTTCCTCAATCCTGCAATCTTCTGCTCAAAACCTCAGGTACCTTGTGCCTTCTGCGCCCAAGCCTGAGTTCATCTTCACGCCTTTGTGTGAATCCAATGTTCAAGCAGCTGTTATTTGCTCCAAAGAAACTGGAATTCATCTCCGAGTCCGAAGTGGAGGCCATGACTATGAGGGCCTCTCTTATGTGTCTCAAATTGAAAAACCTTTCTTTTTACTGGACCTTTCAAAACTCCGCAATGTCAGTGTTAATATCGACGATAACAGCACTTGGGTTCAGGCGGGCGCCACCATTGGTGAAACATACTACAGAATTGCAGAGAAAAGCAAAGTTCATGGCTTCCCAGCTGGTCTTTGTACAAGTTTAGGCATTGGCGGGCACATTACAGGAGGGGCTTATGGTTCCATGATGAGGAAATATGGCCTCGGTGCTGACAATGTTGTCGATGCCCGAATTGTGGATGCTAGTGGCAGAGTTCTTGATCGGGAAGCCATGGGCGAAGACCTTTTTTGGGCGATAAGAGGCGGAGGAGGAGCAAGCTTTGGAATTATTCTAGCCTGGAAGCTGAAACTGGTTCCTGTGCCATCAACTGTCACAGTTTTTACCGTCACTAAGACCCTGGAAGAAGGTGCCACAAAGCTCCTCTATAGATGGCAACAAGTTGTAGATAAACTGGATGAGGATCTCTTCATTAGAGTTATCATTTCGCCTGAAGCAAGCACAGAGCAACAAGGGAAGAGAACTATAACAACCTCATACAACGCCTTGTTTCTCGGCGGCGCCACCAGGCTCCTCCAGGTGATGGAAGAGAGCTTCCCTGAACTGGGTTTAACAAGAAAGGACTGTATTGAAACAAGCTGGATCAAATCAGTGCTTTACATTGCTGGATACCCAATTACCACACCTCCTGAAGTTCTACTTCAAGGGAAGTCTTTGTTCAAGAACTTTTTCAAAGCCAAATCAGACTTTGTCAAAGAGCCAATTCCTGAAACTGCACTTGAGGGGCTATGGAAAAGGATCCTGGAAGAAGAGGGTCCACTGTCAATATGGACCCCTTATGGAGGAATGATGAGCAAGATTTCAGAATCTGAAATTCCTTTCCCTCACAGAAAGGGAACCATATTCAAAATCCAGTACTTGAGTACATGgcaagatgatgaaaagaatGTGACGCAGCATTTCGACTGGGTAAGGAGGTTGTACGATTACATGGGGCCTTATGTTTCAAAGCTTCCCAGAACTGCATATGTGAATTACAGAGATCTTGATTTGGGAGAGAACAAGGATAAAAACACAAGCTTCATTCAGGCAAGTAGTTGGGGAGCTAAGTATTTCAAGGATAATTTCATCAGATTGGTGAAAGTGAAGACACAAGTTGACCCTGACAACTTCTTTAGGCATGAACAAAGCATTCCACCTCTTCCACGCATTAGGGAGGTGGAGATTGAatag
- the LOC123206475 gene encoding WD repeat-containing protein WRAP73-like isoform X1, which yields MEFTEAYKQTGPCCFSPNSRYVAVAVDYRLVIRDTHSFKVVQLFSCLDKISYIEWALDSEYILCGLYKRPMIQAWSLTQPEWTCKIDEGPAGIAYARWSPDSRHILTTSDFQLRLTVWSLLNTACVHVQWPKHASKGVSFTQDGKFAAICTRRDCKDYINLLSCHSWEIMGVFAVDTLDLADIQWSPDDSSIVIWDSPLEYKVLIYSPDGRCLFKYQAYESGLGVKSVSWSPCGQFLAVGSYDQMLRVLSHLTWKTFAEFIHLSTVRAPCFAAVFKEVDEPLQLDMSDLCLSDDFMQGSSEDASDGHFRVRYDVVEVPITLPFQKPPADKPNPKQGIGLMSWSSDSQYICTRNDSMPTALWIWDIRRLELAAILIQKDPIRSAAWDPTCARLVLCTGSSHLYMWTPSGAYCVSNPLPQFNIIDLKWNPNGSCLLLKDKESFCCAAVDVLPESSDYSSDD from the exons ATGGAGTTCACTGAAGCTTATAAACAGACCGGGCCGTGTTGTTTTTCGCCTAACTCGCGTTACGTAGCTGTGGCCGTCGATTATCGTCTCGTCATACGGGATACTCACTCGTTTAAg GTTGTGCAGTTGTTTTCATGCTTGGATAAGATAAGCTATATCGAATGGGCACTTGATTCTGAATATATTCTTTGTGGTCTTTATAAAAGACCAATGATACAGGCATGGTCATTGACCCAACCTGAATGGACATGCAAGATAGATGAAGGTCCTGCAGGCATTGCCTATGCTAGATGGAGTCCAGATAGCCGTCACATACTTACCACATCAGATTTTCAGCTGCGATTAACAGTTTGGTCACTACTGAACACAGCATGTGTTCATGTGCAATGGCCCAAGCATGCTTCCAAGGGGGTCTCTTTTACCCAAGATGGGAAATTTGCTGCCATTTGTACCAGACGTGATTGCAAGGACTATATAAATCTGCTCTCCTGCCATTCTTGGGAGATAATGGGTGTCTTTGCTGTTGATACATTGGATTTGGCTGATATTCAATGGTCACCTGATGATAGCTCTATAGTGATTTGGGATTCACCTTTGGAATATAAG GTTCTAATTTACTCTCCAGATGGAAGGTGTCTATTCAAGTATCAAGCATATGAAAGTGGACTTGGAGTAAAAAGTGTTTCATGGTCTCCATGTGGCCAGTTTCTAGCTGTGGGTAGTTATGACCAGATGTTGCGAGTATTGAGTCACCTGACTTGGAAAACATTTGCTGAATTTATTCACCTATCAACTGTACGTGCTCCTTGTTTTGCTGCTGTTTTCAAG GAGGTAGATGAACCATTGCAGCTTGATATGTCTGatttatgtttgagtgatgatTTTATGCAAGGCAGTTCTG AAGATGCATCAGATGGACACTTCAGAGTTAGATACGACGTTGTGGAAGTGCCAATTACTTTGCCTTTTCAGAAGCCTCCTGCCGACAAACCCAACCCTAAACAAGGAATTG gcCTTATGTCATGGAGCAGTGATAGTCAATATATTTGCACTCGTAATGATAGCATGCCAACTGCTCTTTGGATATGGGACATTCGTCGTCTTGAACTTGCTGCCATTCTGATACAGAAGGACCCTATCCGATCAGCAGCATGGGACCCAACATGTGCACGTCTTGTTCTATGCACTGGAAGTTCTCACTTGTATATGTGGACCCCTTCCGGTGCCTACTGTGTGAGTAATCCACTACCACAGTTCAACATAATTGATCTGAAATGGAATCCAAATGGAAGCTGTCTTCTCCTCAAAGACAAAGAGTCATTCTGCTGTGCTGCTGTGGATGTGCTGCCGGAATCCAGTGACTATAGCTCAGATGATTAA
- the LOC123206475 gene encoding WD repeat-containing protein WRAP73-like isoform X2, with protein MEFTEAYKQTGPCCFSPNSRYVAVAVDYRLVIRDTHSFKVVQLFSCLDKISYIEWALDSEYILCGLYKRPMIQAWSLTQPEWTCKIDEGPAGIAYARWSPDSRHILTTSDFQLRLTVWSLLNTACVHVQWPKHASKGVSFTQDGKFAAICTRRDCKDYINLLSCHSWEIMGVFAVDTLDLADIQWSPDDSSIVIWDSPLEYKVLIYSPDGRCLFKYQAYESGLGVKSVSWSPCGQFLAVGSYDQMLRVLSHLTWKTFAEFIHLSTVRAPCFAAVFKEVDEPLQLDMSDLCLSDDFMQGSSDASDGHFRVRYDVVEVPITLPFQKPPADKPNPKQGIGLMSWSSDSQYICTRNDSMPTALWIWDIRRLELAAILIQKDPIRSAAWDPTCARLVLCTGSSHLYMWTPSGAYCVSNPLPQFNIIDLKWNPNGSCLLLKDKESFCCAAVDVLPESSDYSSDD; from the exons ATGGAGTTCACTGAAGCTTATAAACAGACCGGGCCGTGTTGTTTTTCGCCTAACTCGCGTTACGTAGCTGTGGCCGTCGATTATCGTCTCGTCATACGGGATACTCACTCGTTTAAg GTTGTGCAGTTGTTTTCATGCTTGGATAAGATAAGCTATATCGAATGGGCACTTGATTCTGAATATATTCTTTGTGGTCTTTATAAAAGACCAATGATACAGGCATGGTCATTGACCCAACCTGAATGGACATGCAAGATAGATGAAGGTCCTGCAGGCATTGCCTATGCTAGATGGAGTCCAGATAGCCGTCACATACTTACCACATCAGATTTTCAGCTGCGATTAACAGTTTGGTCACTACTGAACACAGCATGTGTTCATGTGCAATGGCCCAAGCATGCTTCCAAGGGGGTCTCTTTTACCCAAGATGGGAAATTTGCTGCCATTTGTACCAGACGTGATTGCAAGGACTATATAAATCTGCTCTCCTGCCATTCTTGGGAGATAATGGGTGTCTTTGCTGTTGATACATTGGATTTGGCTGATATTCAATGGTCACCTGATGATAGCTCTATAGTGATTTGGGATTCACCTTTGGAATATAAG GTTCTAATTTACTCTCCAGATGGAAGGTGTCTATTCAAGTATCAAGCATATGAAAGTGGACTTGGAGTAAAAAGTGTTTCATGGTCTCCATGTGGCCAGTTTCTAGCTGTGGGTAGTTATGACCAGATGTTGCGAGTATTGAGTCACCTGACTTGGAAAACATTTGCTGAATTTATTCACCTATCAACTGTACGTGCTCCTTGTTTTGCTGCTGTTTTCAAG GAGGTAGATGAACCATTGCAGCTTGATATGTCTGatttatgtttgagtgatgatTTTATGCAAGGCAGTTCTG ATGCATCAGATGGACACTTCAGAGTTAGATACGACGTTGTGGAAGTGCCAATTACTTTGCCTTTTCAGAAGCCTCCTGCCGACAAACCCAACCCTAAACAAGGAATTG gcCTTATGTCATGGAGCAGTGATAGTCAATATATTTGCACTCGTAATGATAGCATGCCAACTGCTCTTTGGATATGGGACATTCGTCGTCTTGAACTTGCTGCCATTCTGATACAGAAGGACCCTATCCGATCAGCAGCATGGGACCCAACATGTGCACGTCTTGTTCTATGCACTGGAAGTTCTCACTTGTATATGTGGACCCCTTCCGGTGCCTACTGTGTGAGTAATCCACTACCACAGTTCAACATAATTGATCTGAAATGGAATCCAAATGGAAGCTGTCTTCTCCTCAAAGACAAAGAGTCATTCTGCTGTGCTGCTGTGGATGTGCTGCCGGAATCCAGTGACTATAGCTCAGATGATTAA